One segment of Bacteroides caecimuris DNA contains the following:
- a CDS encoding sodium-dependent transporter codes for MAKIDRANFGSKLGVILASAGSAVGLGNIWRFPYETGNHGGAAFILIYLGCIFLLGLPIMIAEFLIGRRSSANTARAYQTLAPGTHWRWVGRMGVLAGFLILSYYAVVAGWTLEYILEAATNGFAGKNSGEFISSFQQFSSSPWRPVVWLVAFLLITHFIIVKGVEKGIEKSSKIMMPTLFIIILILVVCSVTLPGAGAGIEFLLKPDFSKVDGNVFLSAMGQAFFSLSLGMGCLCTYASYFSKETNLTKTAFSVGIIDTFVAILAGFIIFPAAFSVGIQPDSGPSLIFITLPNVFQQAFSGLPILAYIFSVMFYALLAMAALTSTISLHEVVTAYLHEEFNLSRGKAARLVTGGCVFLGIFCSLSLGVMKGFTVFGLGMFDLFDFVTAKIMLPFGGLCISLFTGWYLDKKIVWSEITNDGSLKIPVYKSIIFILKYIAPIAISLIFINELGLIKL; via the coding sequence ATGGCAAAAATTGATAGAGCGAACTTCGGCAGCAAATTAGGGGTCATACTCGCTTCTGCCGGCTCTGCAGTTGGGTTGGGTAATATATGGAGGTTTCCATACGAAACAGGGAATCATGGAGGTGCTGCTTTTATACTGATCTATTTAGGTTGTATCTTTCTCTTGGGATTGCCTATTATGATTGCCGAGTTCCTGATAGGACGCCGGTCGAGCGCCAATACTGCAAGAGCATATCAAACATTAGCTCCGGGAACGCATTGGCGTTGGGTAGGACGCATGGGAGTGTTGGCGGGATTCCTGATACTTAGTTATTATGCAGTAGTAGCAGGATGGACACTTGAATACATTCTTGAGGCTGCCACCAATGGCTTTGCCGGAAAAAACTCCGGAGAGTTTATCTCTTCTTTCCAACAATTTTCCAGTAGCCCGTGGAGACCGGTCGTATGGTTGGTAGCATTTTTATTGATTACTCATTTCATCATCGTAAAAGGAGTAGAAAAGGGAATTGAAAAATCTTCAAAGATCATGATGCCTACCTTGTTTATCATTATCCTCATACTGGTAGTTTGTTCGGTCACTCTGCCGGGAGCCGGTGCAGGTATTGAATTCCTGCTCAAACCCGACTTTAGCAAAGTGGACGGAAATGTGTTTTTGAGTGCTATGGGACAGGCTTTCTTCTCTTTGAGCCTGGGTATGGGATGCCTTTGTACCTACGCCTCTTATTTCAGTAAAGAAACCAACCTGACTAAAACTGCTTTCAGCGTAGGAATCATTGATACTTTTGTGGCAATACTAGCCGGATTTATCATCTTCCCGGCAGCCTTTTCGGTTGGCATACAACCGGATTCTGGTCCAAGTCTGATCTTTATCACGCTACCTAATGTATTCCAACAGGCATTTAGCGGACTTCCCATACTAGCATACATATTCTCTGTAATGTTCTACGCATTGTTGGCGATGGCTGCTTTAACTTCTACCATTTCTTTACATGAAGTAGTAACCGCTTATCTTCACGAGGAGTTTAATCTTTCCCGTGGAAAAGCAGCAAGGTTAGTCACCGGTGGTTGTGTATTCCTCGGAATATTCTGTTCATTATCATTGGGAGTCATGAAAGGATTCACCGTTTTCGGATTGGGAATGTTCGATCTCTTCGACTTTGTAACAGCTAAAATCATGTTACCATTTGGCGGACTGTGTATCTCCCTCTTTACCGGATGGTATCTGGATAAAAAGATTGTATGGTCAGAGATTACCAATGACGGCTCGTTAAAGATACCGGTATACAAGTCTATCATCTTTATTTTAAAATATATCGCACCAATCGCCATCTCACTGATATTTATCAATGAGCTGGGATTGATTAAACTATAA
- a CDS encoding ABC transporter ATP-binding protein, producing the protein MIKLEGITKSFGSLQVLKGIDLEINRGEIVSIVGPSGAGKTTLLQIMGTLDEPDAGTVQIDGTVVSRMKEKELSAFRNKNIGFVFQFHQLLPEFTALENVMIPAFIAGVSSKEANDRAMKILDFMGLVDRASHKPNELSGGEKQRVAVARALINDPAVILADEPSGSLDTHNKEDLHQLFFNLRDRLGQTFVIVTHDEGLAKITDRTVQMVDGMIKKS; encoded by the coding sequence ATGATAAAACTAGAAGGTATAACGAAGAGTTTCGGCTCATTACAGGTGCTGAAAGGTATTGATCTGGAAATCAATAGAGGAGAAATTGTCAGTATCGTTGGACCGAGTGGTGCCGGTAAAACGACTTTGTTGCAGATCATGGGCACTCTCGATGAACCGGACGCAGGTACGGTGCAGATTGACGGAACAGTAGTAAGCCGGATGAAAGAGAAAGAACTATCTGCATTCCGTAATAAGAATATCGGTTTTGTTTTCCAGTTTCATCAACTGTTGCCGGAGTTTACGGCATTGGAAAATGTGATGATTCCCGCCTTTATTGCAGGCGTTTCTTCCAAAGAAGCAAATGACCGTGCTATGAAGATTTTGGATTTTATGGGACTGGTTGACCGGGCTTCTCATAAACCGAATGAACTGTCGGGAGGTGAGAAACAACGGGTAGCGGTAGCGCGGGCTTTGATTAACGATCCGGCAGTTATTTTGGCAGACGAACCATCCGGTAGTCTGGATACACATAATAAAGAAGATTTACATCAACTGTTCTTCAATTTGAGGGATCGTCTGGGGCAGACGTTTGTCATAGTGACGCATGACGAGGGACTTGCCAAAATCACGGACCGGACAGTCCAAATGGTGGATGGCATGATTAAAAAATCTTAA
- a CDS encoding helix-hairpin-helix domain-containing protein: MWKDFLYYTKTERQGIIVLVVLILGVYAAPKLFSVFTRAEDTDRTGNEKFDKEYHDFISSLRDTKPHNTSSHSFQSFPQKEIKLAVFDPNTADSTTFLSLGLPSWMIKNILHYRHKQGKFRQPEDFRKIYGLTEEQYQTLRPYIHITKDFKITKDTVRLLTAQNIQQDTLVKYLPGTIVSLNSADTTELKKIPGIGSAIARMIVNYRERLGGFCRIEQLQEIHLKAEKLRPWFSIDADQTRRINLNKAGMERMIRHPYINYYQAKVIIEYRKKKGVLKNLKQLSLYEEFTPADLERIEPYICYN, encoded by the coding sequence ATGTGGAAAGACTTCCTATATTATACTAAAACCGAACGACAAGGCATTATCGTCCTTGTCGTTCTTATTTTGGGAGTATATGCAGCTCCTAAACTCTTTTCCGTTTTCACTCGTGCCGAAGACACTGACCGCACAGGAAATGAAAAGTTCGATAAAGAATATCATGACTTTATTTCCTCCCTGCGAGATACAAAACCTCACAACACCTCCAGTCATTCTTTTCAATCATTCCCGCAAAAGGAAATCAAACTTGCCGTATTCGATCCGAACACCGCGGACTCCACCACTTTCCTTTCACTCGGATTACCGTCCTGGATGATAAAAAACATCCTGCACTATCGCCATAAACAAGGCAAATTCCGCCAGCCGGAGGATTTTCGGAAGATATATGGACTAACGGAAGAACAGTATCAGACACTTCGTCCTTATATCCACATCACAAAAGACTTCAAAATTACAAAAGATACGGTACGATTATTAACCGCACAGAACATACAACAGGACACACTCGTGAAATACCTCCCGGGGACCATCGTCAGCCTCAACTCTGCGGATACCACCGAACTTAAAAAGATTCCGGGAATCGGAAGCGCCATTGCCCGAATGATTGTGAATTACCGCGAACGGTTGGGAGGCTTTTGCAGAATAGAACAGCTGCAAGAGATCCATCTAAAAGCAGAAAAACTCCGCCCGTGGTTTTCTATTGATGCCGACCAGACACGCCGCATCAATTTAAACAAAGCCGGCATGGAACGAATGATTCGCCATCCATATATAAACTACTATCAAGCGAAGGTTATCATAGAATATCGGAAAAAGAAAGGTGTTTTAAAAAATCTGAAGCAATTGTCTCTTTATGAGGAGTTCACTCCTGCTGATCTTGAGCGGATCGAGCCTTACATTTGTTACAATTAA
- a CDS encoding ThiF family adenylyltransferase, producing MVKEKLMERYDWQQRTALLLGEEKMERIRNAHVLVVGLGGVGAYAAEMICRAGVGWMTIVDADTVQPTNMNRQLPAMHSTLGKTKAEVLAARYKDINPEIELTVLPVYLKDENIPELLDANQYDFIVDAIDTISPKCFLIYEAMKRRIKIVSSMGAGAKSDITQVRFADLWETYHCGLSKAVRKRLQKMGMKRKLPVVFSTEQADPKAVLLTDDEQNKKSTCGTVSYMPAVFGCYLAEYVIKRL from the coding sequence ATGGTTAAAGAAAAACTGATGGAAAGATACGACTGGCAACAGAGAACAGCACTCCTGTTAGGAGAGGAAAAGATGGAACGCATCCGGAATGCGCACGTATTGGTTGTGGGACTGGGGGGAGTGGGGGCTTACGCCGCCGAGATGATCTGCCGCGCAGGAGTCGGATGGATGACGATTGTAGATGCTGATACAGTGCAGCCTACCAATATGAATCGTCAGTTGCCGGCCATGCATTCCACATTGGGAAAGACGAAAGCGGAAGTATTGGCTGCCCGTTATAAAGATATAAATCCGGAAATCGAGTTGACCGTTCTGCCCGTCTATCTGAAAGATGAGAATATACCGGAACTGCTGGATGCCAATCAATATGATTTTATAGTAGATGCTATTGATACGATCAGTCCGAAATGCTTTCTGATTTATGAAGCGATGAAACGTCGTATAAAGATTGTTTCCAGTATGGGGGCAGGAGCGAAGAGTGACATCACCCAGGTGCGTTTTGCTGATCTTTGGGAAACGTATCATTGCGGCTTGAGCAAGGCGGTACGGAAACGCTTGCAGAAGATGGGGATGAAACGGAAACTTCCGGTAGTGTTCAGTACGGAACAAGCTGACCCGAAAGCCGTGTTGCTGACGGATGATGAACAGAATAAGAAATCGACATGTGGAACAGTCAGTTATATGCCGGCCGTGTTTGGGTGCTATCTGGCTGAATATGTCATTAAACGATTATAA
- a CDS encoding cation:proton antiporter — MNLFDFNLTLPITDPTWVFFLVLIIILFAPMILGRLHIPHIIGMILAGVLIGEHGFHVLDRDSSFELFGKVGLYYIMFLAGLEMDMEDFKKNRTKSVVFGWLTFLVPMALGIWSSMSMLGYGFLTAVLLASMYASHTLIAYPIISRYGLSRLRSVNITIGGTAVTVTLALIILAVIGGMFKGTVDGWFWVFLVAKVAFLGFLIVFFFPRIGRWFFRKYDDSVMQFVFVLAMVFLGGGLMEFVGMEGILGAFLAGLVLNRLIPHVSPLMNRLEFVGNALFIPYFLIGVGMIIDVRSLFAGGEALKVAIVMTVVATFSKWLAAWITQKIYRMQSNERSMIFGLSNAQAAATLAAVLIGHEIIMENGERLLNDDVLNGTVVMILFTCVISSLVTERSARRFALDENVQAEEEAKQINKEQILIPVANPETIEDLVNLALVIKDAKQKNALVALNVINDNNSSEKKELQGKRNLEKAAMIAAAADVPVTMVSRYDLNIASGIIHTIKEYEATDVVIGLHRKANIVDSFFGHLAESLLKGTHREVMIAKFLMPVNTLRRINIAVPPKAEYESGFSKWVEHFCRMGSILGCRVHFFANERTLMRLQQLVKKRHAGTPTEFSVLEEWEDLLLLTGQVNYDHLLVVVSARRGSISYDTSFERLPAQLGKYFSNNSLIIIYPDQFGEPQEIVSFSDPRGHNESQHYEKVGKWFYKWLKKN; from the coding sequence ATGAACCTGTTTGATTTTAATTTAACCTTACCGATTACCGACCCGACTTGGGTATTCTTTTTGGTATTGATTATCATTCTCTTTGCTCCGATGATCCTCGGACGTCTTCATATACCTCATATTATAGGCATGATTCTGGCGGGTGTATTGATTGGCGAACACGGTTTTCATGTACTCGACCGTGACAGTAGCTTCGAATTGTTCGGTAAAGTAGGATTATATTATATCATGTTCCTTGCCGGGCTCGAAATGGATATGGAGGACTTTAAGAAAAACCGGACGAAAAGTGTTGTGTTCGGCTGGCTCACCTTTCTGGTTCCGATGGCGTTGGGAATATGGAGTAGTATGAGTATGCTGGGCTATGGCTTTCTCACGGCGGTGTTATTGGCAAGTATGTACGCTTCCCATACTTTAATAGCCTATCCTATTATTAGCCGTTATGGATTGTCGCGTTTGCGCAGCGTCAATATAACCATTGGGGGGACGGCTGTCACCGTCACCCTTGCTTTGATTATTCTAGCCGTCATAGGTGGTATGTTTAAAGGCACTGTTGATGGTTGGTTCTGGGTGTTTCTTGTGGCAAAAGTGGCTTTTCTCGGATTCCTGATTGTATTTTTCTTTCCCCGTATCGGGCGTTGGTTCTTCCGGAAGTATGATGACAGCGTGATGCAGTTTGTGTTTGTGCTGGCAATGGTTTTCCTTGGAGGAGGGTTGATGGAATTCGTGGGAATGGAAGGAATTTTGGGCGCTTTCCTGGCAGGCTTGGTGTTGAATCGCTTGATTCCTCATGTATCTCCTTTGATGAACCGCCTGGAGTTTGTGGGAAATGCCTTGTTTATTCCTTATTTCCTGATTGGTGTCGGGATGATTATTGATGTAAGAAGCCTGTTTGCCGGAGGTGAAGCATTGAAAGTGGCTATTGTAATGACGGTGGTGGCAACCTTTAGTAAATGGTTGGCTGCCTGGATCACGCAGAAGATATACCGGATGCAGTCCAATGAACGGAGCATGATATTCGGCTTGAGTAATGCGCAGGCCGCAGCTACACTAGCAGCAGTACTGATCGGCCACGAAATTATTATGGAGAATGGAGAACGCTTGTTGAATGATGATGTATTGAACGGTACGGTAGTGATGATACTTTTCACTTGCGTCATTAGTTCTTTGGTGACCGAACGTTCGGCACGCCGTTTTGCTCTGGATGAAAATGTGCAAGCGGAAGAAGAAGCTAAACAGATAAATAAGGAACAGATCCTGATTCCGGTTGCTAATCCGGAGACGATTGAAGATTTGGTTAATCTGGCTTTGGTGATAAAGGATGCCAAGCAGAAGAATGCATTGGTGGCATTGAATGTGATAAATGACAATAACAGTTCGGAGAAAAAAGAGCTGCAGGGCAAACGTAATCTGGAGAAGGCTGCCATGATTGCTGCCGCCGCCGATGTGCCTGTCACGATGGTGAGCCGTTATGATTTGAATATTGCTTCGGGGATTATCCATACGATCAAAGAGTATGAAGCTACGGATGTTGTGATCGGTCTGCACCGGAAGGCCAATATTGTCGATTCTTTCTTCGGACATCTGGCTGAAAGCCTATTGAAAGGTACGCATCGTGAAGTGATGATTGCCAAATTCCTGATGCCGGTTAACACCCTGCGTCGAATCAATATTGCCGTTCCGCCAAAGGCTGAATATGAATCGGGTTTCTCAAAATGGGTGGAACATTTCTGCCGTATGGGAAGCATCCTCGGCTGTCGGGTGCATTTCTTTGCCAATGAGCGTACATTGATGCGCCTTCAGCAACTGGTGAAGAAAAGGCATGCGGGTACTCCGACAGAATTTTCCGTCTTGGAAGAATGGGAAGATCTCCTGTTATTGACAGGACAGGTGAATTATGACCACTTGCTGGTAGTTGTTTCTGCCCGTCGCGGGTCTATTTCTTACGATACCTCTTTTGAACGTCTGCCGGCGCAACTGGGAAAATATTTTTCTAATAATAGTTTGATTATCATCTATCCCGATCAGTTTGGAGAACCGCAGGAAATTGTGTCATTCTCCGATCCTCGCGGACATAATGAGTCTCAACATTATGAGAAAGTGGGTAAATGGTTTTATAAATGGTTAAAGAAAAACTGA
- a CDS encoding UDP-N-acetylmuramoyl-tripeptide--D-alanyl-D-alanine ligase, whose amino-acid sequence MKLSALYQIFLDCQSVTTDSRNCPDGSLFIALKGESFNGNAFAKLALDSGCTFAIIDEAQYAIEGDQRYILVDDCLQTMQQLANYHRRQLGTRVIGITGTNGKTTTKELISSVLCQAHNVLYTLGNLNNHIGVPTTLLRLKPEHDLAVIEMGANHPGEIRFLCEIAEPDYGIITNVGKAHLEGFGSFEGVIKTKGELYDFLRKKDATTFIHHDNTYLMNISQGLNLISYGTEDDLYVNGRITGNSPYLAFEWKAGKDGEAHHVCTQLIGEYNFPNALAAITIGRFFGVEAKKIDKALAEYTPQNNRSQLKKTEDNTLIIDAYNANPTSMMAALQNFRNMTVPHKMLILGDMRELGADSPAEHQKIVDYIKESDFEKVWLVGEQFAASEHTFKTYANVQEVIKDLQEDKPNGYTILIKGSNGIKLSSTVEYL is encoded by the coding sequence ATGAAACTTTCTGCTCTTTACCAGATTTTTCTGGATTGCCAATCAGTAACTACTGATAGCCGGAACTGCCCGGACGGTTCTTTGTTTATCGCCTTGAAAGGTGAGTCATTCAACGGTAATGCATTTGCCAAATTAGCGCTGGACTCCGGATGCACGTTTGCCATTATCGATGAAGCGCAGTATGCCATAGAAGGCGATCAACGATATATACTTGTAGACGACTGCCTGCAAACCATGCAGCAACTTGCCAACTATCATCGCCGCCAACTCGGAACGCGAGTGATCGGCATTACGGGCACCAATGGGAAGACAACCACCAAAGAGTTAATTTCCAGCGTTCTCTGCCAAGCCCACAATGTACTTTATACTTTAGGTAATCTCAACAACCACATCGGTGTACCGACTACCCTGCTACGGTTAAAACCGGAACATGACCTTGCCGTCATAGAGATGGGCGCCAACCATCCGGGAGAAATCAGGTTTCTTTGCGAAATAGCCGAACCGGATTATGGTATTATCACTAACGTGGGCAAAGCCCATCTGGAGGGATTCGGTTCTTTCGAAGGAGTTATCAAGACCAAAGGAGAGCTTTATGATTTCCTCCGCAAGAAAGATGCCACCACCTTTATCCATCACGATAACACCTATTTGATGAATATCTCACAGGGATTGAACCTGATTTCTTATGGAACAGAAGATGATCTCTATGTCAACGGCCGGATTACCGGCAATTCGCCTTATCTTGCTTTCGAATGGAAAGCCGGTAAAGACGGTGAAGCCCATCACGTCTGTACACAGTTGATCGGGGAATATAATTTCCCGAATGCCCTGGCTGCAATCACTATCGGACGTTTCTTCGGAGTGGAAGCAAAGAAGATTGATAAAGCTCTGGCAGAGTATACGCCACAGAACAACCGTTCCCAACTTAAAAAGACAGAAGATAACACGCTTATCATTGACGCATATAACGCAAACCCAACCAGCATGATGGCTGCCTTGCAAAACTTCCGGAATATGACAGTTCCTCACAAGATGCTCATATTAGGAGATATGCGCGAACTGGGTGCTGACAGCCCGGCCGAACACCAGAAAATCGTTGACTATATCAAAGAAAGTGATTTTGAGAAAGTATGGCTCGTGGGAGAACAGTTTGCGGCAAGTGAACATACTTTTAAAACTTATGCCAATGTACAGGAAGTTATAAAGGATTTGCAAGAGGATAAGCCCAACGGATATACCATTCTTATTAAAGGTTCCAATGGAATCAAACTTAGTTCAACGGTAGAATATCTATAA
- a CDS encoding VanZ family protein: MLSYIKKYPISLFIILTVIYLSFFKPPKTDLNEIPNLDKLVHVCMYFGMSGMLWLEFLRAHRRDHAPMWHAWVGAFLCPVVFSGCVELLQEYCTTYRGGDWLDFAANTTGAILASLAAYYVVRPKMKIHKQ, from the coding sequence ATGCTATCTTATATTAAGAAATATCCTATCTCGCTTTTTATCATTTTGACAGTGATTTACCTGTCGTTCTTTAAACCGCCTAAGACGGATTTGAATGAAATTCCCAATTTAGACAAACTGGTTCATGTTTGTATGTATTTCGGTATGTCGGGGATGTTGTGGCTGGAGTTTTTGCGGGCACATCGCAGGGATCATGCTCCCATGTGGCATGCGTGGGTAGGGGCGTTCCTCTGTCCGGTGGTTTTCAGTGGTTGTGTGGAGTTGCTACAAGAATACTGTACTACTTACCGGGGTGGTGACTGGTTAGATTTTGCTGCCAATACAACAGGAGCGATTTTGGCTAGTTTAGCGGCCTATTATGTTGTACGACCCAAAATGAAAATACATAAGCAGTAA
- the cdaA gene encoding diadenylate cyclase CdaA — protein sequence MFFEFGIKDFIDILLVAFVLYYTYKLMKASGSIKVFTGILVFILIWLGVTQVLEMKLLGSIFDTLMNVGVIALIVLFQDEIRRFLLTLGSHQHVSALARLFSGSKKESLKHDDIMPVVMACLNMGKQKVGALIIIEHNVPLDEVVRTGELIDAAINQRLIENIFFKNSPLHDGAMVISKKRIKAAGCILPVSHDLDIPKELGLRHRAAMGISQQSDAHAIIVSEETGGISVAYRGQFYLRLNAEELESLLTKEN from the coding sequence ATGTTTTTTGAGTTTGGCATAAAAGATTTTATCGATATTCTGCTGGTAGCTTTTGTTTTGTACTATACCTATAAACTGATGAAAGCTTCCGGTTCTATCAAGGTGTTCACCGGAATTTTGGTTTTTATCCTGATCTGGCTGGGGGTGACGCAAGTGTTGGAAATGAAATTGTTGGGCTCTATTTTCGATACGTTGATGAATGTGGGTGTGATTGCGTTGATTGTTCTTTTTCAGGATGAGATACGCCGTTTCCTCTTGACTTTGGGATCTCACCAGCATGTCAGCGCACTGGCCCGTCTTTTTAGCGGTTCGAAAAAAGAGTCGTTGAAGCATGACGATATCATGCCGGTGGTAATGGCGTGTTTGAATATGGGGAAGCAAAAAGTCGGTGCATTGATTATTATAGAGCATAACGTTCCTTTAGACGAAGTCGTTCGTACGGGCGAACTGATTGATGCGGCGATCAACCAACGTTTAATCGAAAATATATTCTTTAAGAATAGTCCGTTGCACGATGGCGCAATGGTAATCAGCAAAAAACGTATCAAGGCGGCAGGATGTATTCTTCCTGTATCCCATGATTTGGATATACCGAAAGAGCTTGGCTTGCGACATCGCGCAGCAATGGGAATCTCTCAACAGTCGGATGCTCATGCTATTATTGTTTCGGAAGAAACAGGCGGTATCTCCGTAGCCTATCGCGGACAATTTTACCTTCGTCTGAACGCGGAAGAATTGGAAAGTCTGCTGACAAAAGAAAACTGA
- the folP gene encoding dihydropteroate synthase, with the protein MMKPISSIYINVKGRLLDLATPQVMGILNVTPDSFYSGSRMWTEEDIAARARQILDEGASIIDIGAYSSRPNAEHISAEEEMRRLRTGLEILNRNHPEAIISVDTFRADVAEECVKKYGVAIINDIAAGEMDHRMFQAVADLGVPYIMMHMQGTPQNMQKKTSYDNLIKDVFLYFARKVQQLRDLGVKDIILDPGFGFGKTLEHNYELLAHLEEFHIFELPVLVGVSRKSMIYKLLGGTPQDSLNGTTVLDTVALMKGAHILRVHDVREAVEAVRITEKLKIESGYDK; encoded by the coding sequence ATGATGAAACCTATATCTTCTATTTATATAAATGTAAAAGGGCGATTGCTCGATCTTGCTACTCCGCAGGTGATGGGAATTTTAAATGTTACTCCCGATTCTTTTTATTCCGGCAGCCGGATGTGGACTGAAGAAGACATTGCTGCCCGGGCCCGGCAGATACTTGATGAAGGTGCTTCGATAATTGATATAGGAGCTTATTCTTCACGACCGAATGCTGAACATATTTCTGCTGAAGAAGAGATGCGAAGACTGCGCACCGGTTTGGAAATTCTGAATCGCAATCATCCCGAAGCCATTATTTCCGTTGATACTTTTCGGGCTGATGTGGCGGAAGAATGTGTGAAAAAATATGGAGTGGCTATTATTAATGACATAGCTGCCGGTGAAATGGATCACCGGATGTTTCAGGCTGTAGCCGACTTGGGAGTACCTTATATAATGATGCACATGCAGGGAACTCCTCAAAATATGCAGAAAAAAACGTCTTATGATAATCTGATAAAAGATGTTTTTCTGTATTTCGCCCGTAAAGTACAGCAACTTCGCGACTTGGGAGTGAAAGATATCATTCTCGATCCGGGATTCGGATTCGGAAAGACATTGGAACATAATTATGAACTATTGGCACATCTGGAAGAGTTTCATATCTTCGAACTTCCCGTTTTAGTGGGAGTTTCGCGAAAATCAATGATTTATAAACTGTTGGGAGGAACCCCGCAAGATTCATTGAACGGGACAACCGTATTAGACACTGTTGCGTTAATGAAAGGAGCGCATATCCTGCGAGTGCATGATGTGCGTGAAGCGGTGGAAGCTGTCCGGATCACAGAGAAATTAAAAATAGAGAGCGGATATGACAAATAA